From one Anopheles cruzii chromosome 3, idAnoCruzAS_RS32_06, whole genome shotgun sequence genomic stretch:
- the LOC128270588 gene encoding protein Wnt-1-like — MVQPSEVRLWLRPLLTPLAPLVPRSVRRPSRSFDVLRQALLLALLMLVYCNGLTAGSWWRIADLSLDAGHFHRDNRSFELCGDSSFFTLAQRDKCFDNPELLKVIVHAANTAKYECQTYFQNNRWNCSAKRGATIFYGNFDDKGNRETAYLSAINSASLAWTITRYCTKGELTTCHCDHIQRKKHSKWTWGGCSEDINYGIKQARIFTDPQENRTTSFGLMNLHNNEAARRILRSKMEKVCKCHGMSGSCTTRVCWRRLPSMKLIADTLGSMFDAAAQVKPVENKGIIKKLMRKDVEYKKVNKSDLVYIAESPNYCEENESLGIFSTRGRFCNRTSYGIEGCRLLCCGRGYQTRVRNVEEKCNCKFVWCCSVKCDTCSMRKDEHICN; from the exons ATGGTACAGCCCAGCGAGGTCCGCCTTTGGCTCAGACCGCTACTGACACCGCTGGCCCCGCTAGTGCCCCGGAGTGTCCGGCGGCCGTCCCGTTCGTTCGATGTACTGCGCCAggccctgctgctggccctgctgatgctggtgtaCTGCAACGGGCTGACCGCTGGTAGCTGGTGGCGCATCGCTGACCTCTCACTGGATGCGGGCCACTTCCACCGGGACAACCGCAGTTTCGAGCTGTGTGGTGACAGCAGCTTCTTCACACTGGCCCAGCGTGACAAGTGCTTCGATAATCCGGAACTACTGAAG GTGATTGTACATGCGGCCAACACGGCCAAATACGAGTGCCAAACGTACTTCCAGAACAATCGCTGGAACTGCTCGGCCAAGCGTGGTGCCACCATCTTCTACGGGAACTTTGACGACAAAG GAAACCGTGAAACGGCCTATCTGAGTGCCATAAACTCCGCGTCATTGGCGTGGACCATCACCCGTTACTGCACCAAAGGCGAACTGACCACATGCCACTGTGACCACATCCAGCGCAAGAAGCACAGCAAATGGACCTGGGGTGGCTGCTCGGAGGACATCAACTACGGCATCAAACAGGCGCGAATTTTCACCGATCCACAGGAAAACCGCACGACCAGCTTCGGGCTGATGAACTTACACAACAACGAAGCGGCACGACGA ATATTAAGGTCGAAGATGGAAAAAGTCTGTAAATGCCACGGAATGTCCGGCTCGTGCACGACACGTgtctgctggcggcggcttcCCTCGATGAAGCTGATTGCAGACACGTTAGGCTCGATGTTCGACGCAGCGGCCCAAGTGAAG CCAGTCGAAAACAAGGGTATCATAAAGAAGCTGATGCGCAAGGACGTCGAGTACAAGAAGGTGAATAAGTCCGATTTGGTGTACATTGCCGAGTCGCCCAATTATtgtgaagaaaacgaaag TTTGGGCATCTTCAGCACTCGCGGGCGATTCTGCAACCGAACATCGTACGGCATCGAAGGCTGCCggctgctgtgctgtggtcGCGGCTATCAAACGCGCGTTCGCAATGTGGAGGAAAAGTGCAACTGCAAGTTCGTCTGGTGCTGCTCGGTGAAGTGTGACACGTGCAGTATGCGCAAGGACGAGCACATCTGCAACTGA